In the Xenopus tropicalis strain Nigerian unplaced genomic scaffold, UCB_Xtro_10.0 Sca46, whole genome shotgun sequence genome, AGGCCGTGTCGTTGGGCTTCGATGTCGACCGCGGTGCCGTTCGCTCCGTCCCGTCGCCCGTGGAATTCATGGGATACGTTTATTTTGTGGGCACCGTCATCTTTGGCCCCTGGATCAGCTTTAGCAGCTACCTGCGGGCAGTGAGGGGCCAGCGCCTGGTAAGTGGGGGCCACACGGGCATAAtgtgggggggtacaggggccggGGCAGAATATAAGTGGGGTTGGGGCAGGTGGGGGTGGGACAGACAGCGGGCAGGACTGACCCCCCTTTCTCTCCTGGCAGAGCATCTCGTGGGTGTGGCGCGTGGGGCGGAGTCTGGCGCTGAGTGGGCTGTGCCTGCTGGTATCGACCTGCGTGTCCCCCTACCTCTTCCCTTACTTCATCCCCCTGTATGGGGAGTGGCTGCTCAGGAAGTGAGTGTAACCCTTCCCCCCCAGGGCACCCCTCTCtctagctcccatcattccctaggtgggggtccctgctcttggggttcccctgtgcccccctgtctCTCACCTTACTTTTCCTTCTGCTTCCCGGATGTGTCAGTAAGAAGCACAAAGCCAGGTAGGTCtctgtctgtgccccccccccactcgccGTACCCGGGCTCTGTGCCTGTATGTTCATTCCATGCTTAGGCACGCCACCGGGGCCTGACATAGACAAGTCCAAATTTTCCTGCAACTCCCTGcttgtgtgctattggctagcccCCCCAACAGGACTTACCCCGGCCCTTCCTCTGTGGCGTATTTACCCCTGGCCCTTCCTCTGTGGCGTATTTACCCCTGGCCCTTCCTCTGTGGCGTATTTACCCCTGGCCCTTCCTCTGTGGCGTATTTACCCCTGGCCCTTCCCCTGTGGTGTATTTACCCCTGGCCCTTCCCCTGTGGTGTATTTACCCCTGGCCCTTCCCCTGTGGTGTATTTACCCCTGGCCCTTCCCCTGTGGTGTATTTACCCCTGGCGCTTCCCCTGTGGTGTATTTACCCCTGGCCCTTCCCCTGTGGTGTATTTACCCCTGGCCGTTGCCCTGTGGTGTCTCGGTGTCAGTCGTCTCTGTACCTTTATACCCTGAACCTTAATGCTGCTCTTTCCTCTGCCAGAGGCCCGGCTGTACGGTGAGTACCCAacgtaggtaggtaggtaggtaccACTTACCCCCGTGTAATGGGGCTCAGCATTCTTTATGTAAGGGCACCATGTTGTGAACTGCCCAAACTGTAAGTGTCCCTCTAGCTCCCCCATCTCATCCCTCCCCCTtgtgccccacccatttcctccTTAGTCCCCTCCCCCTAGCTCCCCTGTCTCACCCCCCCTtgtgccccacccatttcctccTTAGTCTCCTCCCCCTAGCTCCCCCATCTCATCCCTCCCCCTTGTGCCCCACCCATTTTCTCCCTAGTCCCCTCCCCCTAGCTCACCTGTCGCACCCCTCCCCCACAGGTGGCTCCGGGCCTATGAGAACACCTCCTCCTTCCACTTCAGCAATTACTTTGTGGGGTTCCTGTCGGAGGTCACGGCCGTGCTGTCAGGGGCGGGGTTTTCCGAGGAGAAGGATCACATTCGCTGGTCGGTGCagctggttggttggttggtgaCGGGGGCGGGGATCATGGTGGGATCAGACTGGTAACTCTCCTTCTCTTCTTCCTTGTAGGGATCTGACAGTCTCTCGCCCACTCAGTGTGGAGCTGCCCCGCTCTATGGTGGAGGTAGTGACCAGCTGGAATCTGCCCATGTCTCACTGGTTGCACACATGtaaggctcctcccactttgctCCACACTCCACACGCTGAGTAGGGAGCCATGTTGTTACTAGGGAGTGATGGGGCGCCATGTTGTTACTAGGGAGTGATGAGGCGCCATGTTGTTACTAGGGAGGGATGGGGCGCCATGTTGTTACTAGGGAGTGATGAGGCGCCATGTTGTTACTAGGGAGTGATGGGGCGCCATGTTGTTACTAGGGAGCGCCGAGTGATGAGGTGCCATGTTGTTACTAGGGAGTGATGGGGCGCCATGTTGTTACTAGGGAGCGCCGAGTGATGAGGTGCCATGTTGTTACTAGGGAGTGATGAGGCGCCATGTTGTTACTAGGGAGTGATGAGGCGCCATGTTGTTACTAGGGAGTGATGAGGCGCCATGTTGTTACTAGGGAGTGATGAGGTGCCATGTTGTTACTAGGGAGTGATGGGGCGCCATCTTGTTACTAGGGAGCGCCGAGTGATGAGGTGCCATGTTGTTACTAGGGAGTGATGAGGCGCCATGTTGTTACTAGGGAGTGATGAGGCGCCATGTTGTTACTAGGGAGTGATGAGGCGCCATGTTGTTACTAGGGAGCGCGTGATGAGGCGCCATGTTGTTACTAGGGAGTGATGATGCACCATGTTGTTACTAGGGAGTGATGTGAGGCGCCATGTTGTAACTAGGGAGTGATGGGGCGCCATGTTGTTACTAGGGAGCGCCGAGTGATGAGGCGCCATGTTGTTACTAGGGAGTGATGAGGCACCATGTTGTTACTAGGGAGCGCCGAGTGATGAGGCGCCATGTTGTTACTAGGGAGTGATGGGGCGCCATGTTGTTACTAGGGAGTGATGGGGCGCCATGTTGTTACTAGGGAGTGATGAGGCGCCATGTTGTTACTAGGGAGCGCGTGATGAGGCGCCATGTTGTTACTAGGGAGTGATGATGCACCATGTTGTTACTAGGGAGTGATGTGAGGCGCCATGTTGTAACTAGGGAGTGATGGGGCGCCATGTTGTTACTAGGGAGCGCCGAGTGATGAGGCGCCATGTTGTTACTAGGGAGTGATGAGGCACCATGTTGTTACTAGGGAGTGATGAGGCGCCATGTTGTTACTAGGGAGTGATGGGGCGCCATGTTGTTACTAGGGAGTGATGAGGCGCCATGTTGTTACTAGGGAGTGATGAGGCACCATGTTGTTACTATGGAGTGATGAGGCGCCATGTTGTTACTAAGGGATTGGGGGTACCTGCAGGGGAGGCTCTGGGGCAGAGGGATGGGGCTGGGAATAAAACCAGTTTGGGGCCAACGCGCTGGCGCAGGGGGCATTAGTCGGGGGTTCCTGGgtgtgggtatggggggggcacattgGGGATCCCCCAGGCTCACCCCgtattgttgatttttttttgcagatgtcTTCAAGAATGCCCTCAAACTGGGCAAGTTCCACGCCGTCATTGTGACCTACGCAGCGAGCGCCCTGCTCCATGTAAGTGTGTGACCCCTGGCGCTGCTATTGCCCCCCCGTACCATAAGCTGTCGCCCCCCTGTACCATAAGCTGGCGCCCCCCCCGTACCATAAGCTGGTGCCCCCCGTACCATAAGCTGGCACACAGGTTGGGCACAGTGCCGCTGGGTGACTGCCATGTCTGTATGTTACAGGGCCTGAGCTTCCAGCTGTCGCCCCCCTGTACCATAAGCTGTCGCCCCCCTGTACCATAAGCTGTCGCCCCCCTGTACCATAAGCTGTCGCCCCCCTGTACCATAAGCTGGAGCCCCCCCCCCGTACCATAAGCTGGTGCCCCCCGTACCATAAGCTGGCACACAGGTTGGGCACAGTGCCGCTGGGTGACTGCCATGTCTGTATGTTACAGGGCCTGAGCTTCCACCTGGCGGCCGTTCTTCTCTCTCTGGGATTCATTACCTACGTGGAACACGGTGAGTCTAGAACCCGGATCCTGCCCCGCCTTCCCACCCATCCCACCAATCACCTCTCTCTTTCCCTCAGTGCTACGCAAGAGATTGGCCGAGATCTTCAGCGCCTGTATCCTATCCAGGAAATGCCCGGCCGGCTGTACCCACCGCCATAAAAAGGTCAGATGCCACGTGCCCCCTGGGCGGTCCcatcccctgtgccccccctgggTACGGTCCCATCCCCATTGCCCCCCTGGGTGCGGTCCCATCCTCTTTGCCCCCCTGGGTACGGTCCAATCCCCATTGCCCCCCTGGGTACGGTCCCATCCCCATTGCCCCCCTGGGTACGGTCCCATCCCCTTTGCCCCCCTGGGTACGGTCCCATCCCCATTGCCCCCCTGGGTACGGTCCCATCCCCATTGCCCCCCTGGGTACGGTCCCATCCTCTTTGCCCCCCTGGGTACGGTCCCATCCCCATTGCCCCCCTGGGTACGGTCCCATCCTCTTTGCCCCCCTGGGTACGGTCCCATCCCCATTGCCCCCCNNNNNNNNNNNNNNNNNNNNNNNNNNNNNNNNNNNNNNNNNNNNNNNNNNNNNNNNNNNNNNNNNNNNNNNNNNNNNNNNNNNNNNNNNNNNNNNNNNNNNNNNNNNNNNNNNNNNNNNNNNNNNNNNNNNNNNNNNNNNNNNNNNNNNNNNNNNNNNNNNNNNNNNNNNNNNNNNNNNNNNNNNNNNNNNNNNNNNNNNNNNNNNNNNNNNNNNNNNNNNNNNNNNNNNNNNNNNNNNNNNNNNNNNNNNNNNNNNNNNNNNNNNNNNNNNNNNNNNNNNNNNNNNNNNNNNNNNNNNNNNNNNNNNNNNNNNNNNNNNNNNNNNNNNNNNNNNNNNNNNNNNNNNNNNNNNNNNNNNNNNNNNNNNNNNNNNNNNNNNNNNNNNNNNNNNNNNNNNNNNNNNNNNNNNNNNNNNNNNNNNNNNNNNNNNNNNNNNNNNNNNNNNNNNNNNNNNNNNNNNNNNNNNNNNNNNNNNNNNNNNNNNNNNNNNNNNNNNNNNNNNNNNNNNNNNNNNNNNNNNNNNNNNNNNNNNNNNNNNNNNNNNNNNNNNNNNNNNNNNNNNNNNNNNNNNNNNNNNNNNNNNNNNNNNNNNNNNNNNNNNNNNNNNNNNNNNNNNNNNNNNNNNNNNNNNNNNNNNNNNNNNNNNNNNNNNNNNNNNNNNNNNNNNNNNNNNNNNNNNNNNNNNNNNNNNNNNNNNNNNNNNNNNNNNNNNNNNNNNNNNNNNNNNNNNNNNNNNNNNNNNNNNNNNNNNNNNNNNNNNNNNNNNNNNNNNNNNNNNNNNNNNNNNNNNNNNNNNNNNNNNNNNNNNNNNNNNNNNNNNNNNNNNNNNNNNNNNNNNNNNNNNNNNNNNNNNNNNNNNNNNNNNNNNNNNNNNNNNNNNNNNNNNNNNNNNNNNNNNNNNNNNNNNNNNNNNNNNNNNNNNNNNNNNNNNNNNNNNNNNNNNNNNNNNNNNNNNNNNNNNNNNNNNNNNNNNNNNNNNNNNNNNNNNNNNNNNNNNNNCCCTGGGTGCCCCATATCCTGTGCTGATGATAGGGGTGGTGGGAGGTGCCAGGCTGATGCCCCCTGGGTGCCCCATATCCTGTGCTGATGATAGGGGTGGTGGGAAGGTGCCAGGCTGATGCCCCCTGGGTGCCCCATATCCTGTGCTGATGATAGGGGTGGTGGGAAGGTGCCAGGCTGATGCCACCTGGGTGCCCCATATCCTGTGCTGATGATAGGGGTGGTGGGAAGGTTGATGCCCGCTGTGGGTACGGGTGCATAACGGGCGAGTTCTCCTCCCGCAGGGCCCCCTGGTACACGCGTGTAACGTGGCGTTTGGGGCGCTGGCGCTGTTCCAGCTCACCTACCTGGGCTCCCTGTTTGATACGGACTCTGAGGACGTCGCTGAGGAAGAGGTGAGTTGGGGGTATTTCCTGGGCTCcccttgccccgccccctgcccagtaTCTGCCCCACTCTCACGCTGGCATTGTCCCTATGGCAGGGCTACGGCATGTCCCACACGCTACACAAGTGGTCGGAGTTGGCCTGGGCCGGCCATTGGCTGACGTTCGGATGTTGGTTGTTCTACCGTTTGATTGGCTGAGACGGGAGGCATTTTGGCTGTGCTGCTTGTGGCCCCGCCCCTGGGTGCCCACCCTGCTCCTGGGCACGTGGGGGGAATCTGGGCGCAGGGCTGTGACACTGTGAATAAACAAGTGGCGCCCCCACCTGTCTGGGAAGCCACCCCGTGAATTGTATCACCCCATACAATTGCCCCTTCTACCCAGTAACTGCCCCACAGGGGACATTTGTTCTTATGTTATGGAGTAAAGGGCAAGTCTGTCTGTGCCAATAAAGTTCTGTTTTGTAAGGAGATCTCTCTCCTGGCGTCTCTGCTTCtttttacttaccctttagtCCCCCCTGGGAAGCCTGACATGGTTGTGCCCACTCTTGATTGGCAGAACAACCTGTCTATCACTTACACTGTAATGCCACATGGTGAATAAGATATCATGGAAtgtgggggggggtctgtgtgcAGCCAATGGGGTGCCAAGCCGAGGGCCCAATCAAAAGGGAATGTGCTGCCCAATGCTCCGCCTTATGGTCTCCCCACATTCTACTTATGGGCCAATGTAGAGGCCTGAGGCCGCCTCCCCCCCGCTCTGGTACTTGGTATGGTCCTCCGGGGGTGGGGTAGTTGGTCTTCTCTCCATACAGTATGTCTGTACCCCCCTCAGGCTCCAATTGGCAGGAACTTACCCCCCACCCTGTACCCTGGCTCAGTCCCTCTCTCCTCTGTATAACCAAACCCTTCCATTCAGTATTTGGCCACACCCCCCAGTAAGGCGAA is a window encoding:
- the porcn gene encoding protein-serine O-palmitoleoyltransferase porcupine (The RefSeq protein has 3 substitutions and aligns at 82% coverage compared to this genomic sequence), with protein sequence MAGFSRSEFYAQLLHGCIVPTAQQGLEQIWVLLLMCLACRLLWILALPPQLKHLLTIAGGFFCLYHFFALQMVWVVLLSLLCYLVLFLCRHSQHRGVLLSVTILIYLLMGEMHMVDTVSWHKMRGAQMIVAMKAVSLGFDVDRGAVRSVPSPVEFMGYVYFVGTVIFGPWISFSSYLRAVRGQRLSISWLWRVGRSLALSGLCLLVSTCVSPYLFPYFIPLYGERLLRKWLRAYENTSSFHFSNYFVGFLSEVTAVLSGAGFSEEKDHIRWDLTVSRPLSVELPRSMVEVVTSWNLPMSHWLHTYVFKNALKLGKFHAVIVTYAASALLHGLSFHLAAVLLSLGFITYVEHVLRKRLAEIFSACILSRKCPAGCTHRHKKGPLVHACNVAFGALALFQLTYLGSLFDTDSEDVAQEEGYGMSHTLHKWSELAWAGHWLTFGCWLFYRLIG